A genomic region of Melanotaenia boesemani isolate fMelBoe1 chromosome 13, fMelBoe1.pri, whole genome shotgun sequence contains the following coding sequences:
- the snphb gene encoding syntaphilin isoform X1: MAQSVAVVFSFLSFLLFLRFNPLKVLQPKRRLQQILASSPVPVPKPASGPGTSGMAAPASTAPIAIPVPAPPAFDYCRFIELDYVPMETGYMVSMRPTKGYASTKSPTKGYTSTKSPERHNRSTNSPSTPRSRRTQATQGNREPYGNASFSSSSNSGSCKGSDCSPTKGRQKYTSCTDNHGIRPPPPEQYLTPLQQKEVCIRHLRAKLKETINTLQDRDTEIDELRGQLYRMQEDWVEEECHRVEAQLALKEARQEIQQLKQAVDTVRARLSEAGGLSGDVGVQKYFQDINTQNHKLENLLLSMELAQAGLAKEGEAIPGCRTRGGGSAPASVSGESPGGVPKLTVGGRGSCSCDGSPARSLTRSSTYTKLSDQALADRNGNGTDFPCLSGDGTQDSGFVCCGENNIPSRTDLLLEAAFLSEETASLLNSYTQTFAHTLPHSLPHSMPHTYSHTLPHSFPHNMSHSVPHTMPHSSTYEKLCTSDRMTPFRCGLGGTSCMSHPCLSHHHLYLHPLRETGIQTESCPIPATSQCPSDLDTIAEQRTFRSQACSPTSTWMSDEGEEDLDSITTTTSVTTATVMSTATEPIPVSKKPLVPPLPRSATVAFSMESPWSEGNDGTEKDERQENQKRKKEDSATEEHVETHEITQAEEEQQMQESTVNGMDEEDEGAGEEKQQIKLCDLAGISMETRGELTFGGCCGDESQGETAPENPGFQEGPQEVNLSVGSTQTETAVLSPSCAAISPGVEKPHTSQPRRSASHEEIVGIPAEEVRDEDDFQVETKDQGATGGTAEEDEDSSNSGKIQKSYWSRHFLVDLLAVAIPVVPTVAWLCRGPVRDGQPMYHIGSLLRGCCTVALHSLRRGGGLRHYPAGGGDLGGSQM, translated from the exons ATGGCTCAGTCTGTAGCTGTGGTGTTCtcctttctgtcatttctcctcttcctcagattCAACCCTCTGAAGGTGTTGCAGCCCAAACGGCGCTTGCAGCAAATACTGGCGTCCTCACCCGTTCCGGTGCCCAAGCCGGCTTCGGGGCCGGGGACGTCGGGGATGGCTGCACCGGCTTCTACTGCACCGATTGCTATTCCGGTGCCTGCGCCCCCTGC GTTTGACTACTGCAGGTTCATAGAACTAGACTACGTTCCCATGGAGACAGGGTATATGGTCTCAATGCGCCCAACTAAAGGCTATGCATCAACCAAGTCTCCGACTAAAGGATACACTTCCACAAAGTCTCCAGAACGCCACAACCGCTCCACAAATTCTCCCTCCACCCCTCGTTCCCG GCGAACACAGGCTACACAAGGTAATAGAGAGCCATACGGTAATGCatccttcagcagcagcagcaactcaGGCTCGTGTAAAGGCAGCGATTGTAGCCCAACTAAAGG ACGACAGAAGTACACATCATGTACAGACAACCATGGCATCCGCCCCCCTCCACCAGAGCAGTACCTCACACCCCTGCAGCAAAAGGAGGTGTGTATCCGACACCTGCGAGCCAAGCTTAAGGAAACTATCAACACATTGCAAGACAG GGACACAGAGATAGATGAGCTGCGAGGTCAGCTTTACAGGATGCAGGAGGACTGGGTTGAGGAGGAGTGCCACCGTGTAGAGGCTCAGCTAGCCCTCAAGGAGGCACGTCAGGAGATCCAGCAGCTTAAACAGGCAGTGGACACTGTTCGTGCCAGGCTCAGCGAAGCCGGTGGGCTCAGCGGGGACGTAGGGGTCCAGAAGTACTTCCAGGACATCAATACTCAGAACCACAAGCTGGAGAACCTTTTGCTCAGCATGGAATTAGCCCAGGCTGGATTAGCAAAGGAAGGTGAAGCCATACCAGGCTGTAGGACCCGTGGTGGAGGTTCAGCACCAGCATCTGTGTCAGGGGAGAGTCCTGGTGGAGTGCCTAAACTGACAGTAGGAGGGAGAGGGTCTTGCTCATGTGATGGCTCTCCAGCCCGTTCCCTGACTCGGAGCTCAACCTACACCAAGCTGAGTGATCAGGCACTGGCAGACCGAAATGGTAACGGGACAGACTTTCCGTGTCTGTCAGGGGACGGCACCCAGGATAGTGGTTTTGTGTGCTGTGGAGAAAACAACATCCCTAGCCGGACTGACCTGCTGCTGGAAGCTGCCTTCCTCTCTGAGGAAACAGCATCTTTACTCAACTCTTACACACAGACCTTTGCCCACACTCTGCCCCATTCTCTTCCTCACTCTATGCCTCACACTTATTCCCATACCTTACCTCATTCTTTCCCTCACAATATGTCCCACTCAGTGCCACACACTATGCCGCACTCCTCCACTTACGAGAAGCTGTGCACGAGTGACCGGATGACACCCTTTCGTTGTGGTTTGGGTGGAACGAGCTGCATGAGCCATCCCTGCCTGTCCCACCATCACTTGTACCTGCATCCCTTGAGGGAGACAGGTATTCAGACTGAGAGCTGTCCTATCCCTGCAACGTCTCAGTGTCCCTCAGATTTAGATACTATAGCCGAGCAACGCACTTTCCGTTCACAGGCCTGCAGCCCCACTTCCACCTGGATGTCTGATGAGGGGGAGGAGGATCTGGACTCCATTACCACCACAACGTCAGTGACTACAGCTACAGTTATGAGTACAGCCACAGAGCCTATTCCAGTGTCTAAAAAACCACTTGTCCCTCCTCTACCACGGTCTGCCACTGTAGCATTTTCAATGGAGAGCCCTTGGAGTGAGGGAAATGATGGAACTGAGAAAGATGAAAGACAGGAgaatcagaaaagaaagaaggaagatTCAGCAACAGAGGAGCATGTGGAAACACACGAAATCACACAGGCAGAAGAGGAACAACAGATGCAAGAGAGCACAGTGAACGGGatggatgaggaagatgagggtgCTGGGGAGGAAAAACAGCAAATCAAATTGTGTGATTTAGCAGGGATATCAATGGAGACACGGGGTGAACTTACTTTTGGAGGTTGCTGTGGAGATGAAAGTCAGGGTGAGACAGCACCTGAAAACCCAGGGTTTCAGGAGGGGCCACAGGAGGTTAATCTATCAGTAGGATCCACCCAGACAGAAACTGCTGTGCTGAGTCCAAGCTGTGCTGCAATATCTCCAGGGGTGGAAAAGCCTCACACATCCCAGCCAAGGAGATCTGCCTCCCATGAGGAGATAGTTGGAATCCCAGCAGAGGAAGTGCGCGATGAGGATGATTTCCAAGTTGAAACTAAAGATCAAGGGGCTACAGGGGGCACTgcagaagaggatgaagattcATCTAATTCTGGAAAAATTCAGAAAAGCTACTGGAGTCGTCACTTCCTTGTTGATTTGCTGGCAGTGGCCATCCCTGTGGTGCCAACAGTTGCTTGGCTCTGCCGTGGGCCAGTGCGGGATGGACAGCCCATGTATCACATAGGCTCACTGCTAAGAGGCTGTTGCACTGTGGCACTGCACTCACTGCGCAGGGGAGGTGGACTCAGGCATTACCCCGCAGGCGGGGGAGACCTAGGGGGATCACAAATGTAA